The following are encoded together in the Xanthomonas sacchari genome:
- the purT gene encoding formate-dependent phosphoribosylglycinamide formyltransferase, producing MVTLGTPLSASATRVLLLGSGELGKEVAIELQRFGVEVIAVDRYADAPAMQVAHRSHVVDMLDAMALRELIAREQPHLIVPEIEAIHTETLVALERDLGQRVIPTARAARLTMDREGIRRLAAETLGLPTSPYRFVDTPEQYREAIAAVGLPCVVKPVMSSSGKGQSTLRSAADIDAAWEYAQTGGRAGAGRCIVEGFIDFEYEITLLTVRHAGGTAFCDPIGHWQKDGDYRESWQPQPMSALALQRAQDIARAVTDDLGGWGLFGVELFVKGDEVWFSEVSPRPHDTGLVTLVSQELSEFALHARAILGLPIPSIRQNGPSASCALLAHGEGVPRFGNVDAALQAPDTALRLFGKPSVHGHRRVGVTLARGASIDEARQTARDAAAALTIDLDA from the coding sequence ATGGTCACTCTGGGAACCCCGCTGTCCGCTTCCGCCACCCGCGTGCTGCTGCTCGGCTCCGGCGAACTCGGCAAGGAAGTGGCGATCGAACTGCAGCGCTTCGGCGTGGAGGTGATCGCGGTGGACCGTTATGCCGATGCCCCGGCGATGCAGGTCGCGCACCGCAGCCACGTGGTCGACATGCTCGATGCGATGGCGCTGCGCGAACTGATCGCGCGCGAGCAGCCGCACCTGATCGTGCCGGAGATCGAGGCGATCCACACCGAAACGCTGGTGGCGCTGGAGCGCGACCTCGGCCAGCGGGTGATTCCGACGGCGCGTGCGGCGCGGCTGACCATGGACCGCGAAGGCATCCGCCGCCTGGCCGCCGAGACCCTGGGCCTGCCGACCTCGCCGTACCGCTTCGTGGACACGCCCGAGCAGTACCGCGAGGCGATCGCCGCGGTCGGCCTGCCGTGCGTGGTCAAGCCGGTGATGTCGTCCTCCGGCAAGGGCCAGAGCACGCTGCGCAGCGCTGCCGACATCGATGCGGCCTGGGAGTACGCGCAGACCGGTGGCCGCGCCGGCGCCGGCCGCTGCATCGTCGAAGGCTTCATCGACTTCGAATACGAAATCACCCTGCTGACCGTGCGTCACGCCGGCGGCACCGCGTTCTGCGATCCGATCGGGCACTGGCAGAAGGACGGCGACTACCGCGAGAGCTGGCAGCCGCAGCCGATGTCGGCGCTGGCCCTGCAACGCGCGCAGGACATCGCCCGCGCGGTCACCGACGATCTCGGCGGCTGGGGCCTGTTCGGCGTGGAGCTGTTCGTCAAGGGCGACGAGGTCTGGTTCAGCGAAGTGTCGCCGCGGCCGCACGACACCGGCCTAGTCACCCTGGTGTCGCAGGAACTGAGCGAGTTCGCCCTGCATGCGCGCGCGATCCTCGGCCTGCCGATTCCGTCGATCCGCCAGAACGGCCCGTCGGCCTCGTGCGCGCTGCTGGCGCACGGCGAAGGCGTGCCGCGCTTCGGCAACGTCGACGCCGCCCTGCAGGCCCCGGACACCGCCCTGCGCCTGTTCGGCAAGCCCAGCGTGCACGGCCACCGCCGCGTCGGCGTGACCCTGGCCCGCGGCGCGAGCATCGACGAAGCGCGGCAAACCGCCCGCGACGCCGCCGCCGCCCTCACCATCGACCTAGACGCATAA
- a CDS encoding M15 family metallopeptidase: protein MRPIPHLLLNTETIELLPAALLRARSNADARQLAQATWLLRRKHDGRYLASANAHGLHALVPRLMHEPGIDAALDRLDALPARAALRDAGAWLPLHALQAQLDQLGLAADAYAQRTGLPLQPEPATLHAAGADRYRRPLWLSAGAARAWHALRNAAARDGVVLEAISGYRSHAYQLGIFARKFARGQTLEQILAVNAAPGFSEHHSGHALDIGTPGEPPAEESFERTPAFAWLRAHADAFGYRMSYPRDNPHGIVYEPWHWCWHEAART from the coding sequence ATGCGCCCCATTCCCCACCTATTGCTCAACACCGAGACCATCGAACTGCTGCCGGCCGCATTGCTGCGCGCCCGCAGCAACGCCGACGCGCGCCAGCTCGCACAGGCGACCTGGCTGCTGCGGCGCAAGCACGACGGGCGCTACCTGGCGAGCGCGAACGCACACGGGCTGCACGCACTGGTGCCGCGACTGATGCACGAACCCGGCATCGACGCGGCGCTGGATCGGCTCGACGCTCTGCCCGCACGCGCCGCGCTACGCGATGCCGGGGCCTGGTTGCCTCTGCACGCGCTGCAGGCCCAACTGGACCAGTTGGGCCTGGCCGCCGACGCCTACGCGCAGCGCACCGGCCTGCCGCTGCAGCCGGAACCGGCCACCCTGCACGCGGCCGGCGCCGACCGCTACCGCCGCCCGCTGTGGCTGAGCGCGGGCGCCGCACGCGCCTGGCACGCGCTGCGCAATGCCGCCGCACGCGATGGCGTGGTGCTGGAGGCGATCTCCGGCTATCGCAGCCACGCGTATCAACTCGGCATCTTCGCCCGCAAGTTCGCCCGCGGGCAGACCCTGGAACAGATCCTCGCGGTCAATGCTGCGCCGGGCTTCAGCGAGCACCACAGCGGGCACGCCCTGGACATCGGCACACCCGGCGAGCCGCCGGCCGAAGAAAGCTTCGAGCGCACGCCCGCCTTCGCCTGGCTGCGCGCGCACGCTGATGCCTTCGGCTACCGGATGAGCTATCCGCGCGACAACCCGCATGGCATCGTCTACGAACCCTGGCACTGGTGCTGGCACGAGGCCGCTCGCACATGA
- a CDS encoding polyketide cyclase — protein sequence MTRIIEFLIALGIVAGLFVIVGVVLPSERHMSESVETNRRMTIVYDTVNSLRRFKDWNPLVLRDPRIELKLSGPESGVGARLDYSSKEGYIGKGSWTITSTEKNKDVVIAIEDETKGKDKTTSFKLEPTGKNGRNVKITQDYTVKYGWDLLGRYAGLYVSRHVGDDIKLGLSRLSNVLATVPNVDYRSDDTPLKDLKVVDVPAEDLLVVNAGNIDRDNDSIKKSIKDNQEWIKRVMDANGLEAAGPVRIVTTDFGADKYAFDVAQPVRKRAGGAPKDDAKKDEKKDDKKDDAAAAPVDATPVAASGEPLKVTIPQGAPVTYVRTEAHRSAFASYTGHMAGLDAARNALRAWAATSGYDVTDRPYEAWKGGVDKAFTPEGTYDIYWAIK from the coding sequence ATGACCCGTATTATCGAGTTCCTGATCGCCCTGGGGATCGTGGCTGGCCTGTTCGTCATCGTCGGCGTGGTGCTGCCCTCGGAGCGTCACATGTCCGAAAGCGTCGAGACCAATCGGCGCATGACCATCGTCTATGACACGGTCAACAGCCTGCGTCGGTTCAAGGACTGGAACCCCCTGGTGCTGCGCGACCCGCGCATCGAGCTGAAGCTCTCCGGCCCGGAATCCGGTGTCGGCGCGCGCCTGGACTACAGCTCCAAGGAGGGCTACATCGGCAAGGGGAGCTGGACCATCACCTCGACCGAGAAGAACAAGGACGTGGTCATCGCCATCGAGGACGAGACCAAGGGCAAGGACAAGACCACCAGCTTCAAGCTGGAGCCGACCGGCAAGAACGGCCGCAACGTGAAGATCACCCAGGACTACACCGTCAAGTACGGTTGGGACCTGCTGGGTCGCTACGCCGGTCTGTATGTCAGCCGCCACGTCGGCGACGACATCAAGCTGGGCCTGTCGCGCCTGAGCAACGTGCTGGCCACCGTGCCGAACGTGGACTACCGCTCCGACGACACCCCGCTGAAGGACCTGAAGGTCGTCGACGTCCCGGCCGAGGACCTGCTGGTGGTCAACGCCGGCAACATCGACCGCGACAACGACTCCATCAAGAAGTCCATCAAGGACAACCAGGAGTGGATCAAGCGGGTGATGGACGCCAACGGCCTGGAAGCGGCCGGTCCGGTGCGCATCGTCACCACCGACTTCGGCGCCGACAAGTACGCGTTCGACGTCGCCCAGCCGGTGCGCAAGCGTGCCGGTGGCGCGCCGAAGGACGACGCCAAGAAGGATGAGAAGAAGGACGACAAGAAGGACGACGCGGCCGCCGCGCCGGTCGATGCCACCCCGGTTGCCGCCTCCGGCGAGCCGCTGAAGGTGACCATCCCGCAGGGCGCCCCGGTGACCTACGTGCGTACCGAAGCGCACCGCTCCGCCTTCGCCAGCTACACCGGCCACATGGCCGGCCTGGATGCGGCGCGCAATGCGCTGCGTGCCTGGGCCGCGACCAGCGGCTACGACGTGACCGACCGTCCGTACGAAGCCTGGAAGGGCGGGGTGGACAAGGCGTTCACGCCGGAAGGCACCTACGACATCTACTGGGCGATCAAGTAA
- a CDS encoding GNAT family N-acetyltransferase → MSIVIRDVREHELDSVLALNNNAGLAILPLDSAKLHRFYETAEYFRVAERDGNLAGFLVGFGSDSDHDSSNFAWFRERYPQFFYIDRIVVASRRRGGGVGRAFYADVQSYAELRYPQLACEVFLDHGADAALLFHGSFGFREVGQNTMNEVEVRASMLLKDLCSYAWVRETYGDTLPDLPWAGHAHRLQRAQRPTGT, encoded by the coding sequence ATGTCGATCGTCATCCGCGACGTGCGCGAGCACGAGCTCGATTCGGTCCTGGCCCTGAACAACAACGCCGGACTGGCGATCCTGCCGCTGGATTCGGCCAAGCTGCACCGCTTCTACGAAACCGCAGAGTACTTCCGCGTCGCCGAGCGCGACGGCAACCTGGCCGGCTTCCTGGTCGGCTTCGGCAGCGACAGCGACCACGACAGCAGCAATTTCGCCTGGTTCCGCGAGCGCTACCCGCAGTTTTTCTATATCGACCGCATCGTGGTGGCCAGCCGCCGCCGCGGCGGCGGCGTCGGCCGGGCGTTCTACGCCGACGTGCAGAGCTACGCCGAGTTGCGCTATCCGCAACTGGCGTGCGAGGTTTTTCTGGATCACGGCGCCGATGCGGCGCTGCTGTTCCATGGCAGCTTCGGCTTCCGCGAAGTGGGCCAGAACACGATGAACGAAGTGGAGGTGCGTGCGAGCATGCTGTTGAAGGACCTGTGCAGTTACGCCTGGGTGCGCGAAACCTATGGCGACACCCTGCCCGACCTGCCCTGGGCTGGCCATGCCCATCGTCTGCAGCGGGCACAGCGCCCGACCGGGACCTGA
- a CDS encoding DUF423 domain-containing protein gives MLTFDRRARGPFWLCSAGALLAAVSIGLSAYASHGVTEPLAQSHLQTAALYAFGHGVALAALGRRSERLLGRLALCLLLLGTLLFSGSLAGNALAQWPTRLAPIGGTTLMLGWLLWAVDALRR, from the coding sequence ATGCTGACATTCGATCGCCGTGCGCGCGGGCCGTTCTGGCTGTGCAGTGCCGGCGCGCTGCTGGCGGCCGTGTCGATCGGCCTGTCGGCCTATGCCTCGCACGGCGTAACCGAGCCCCTGGCGCAATCGCATCTGCAGACCGCGGCGCTGTACGCCTTCGGTCACGGCGTGGCGCTGGCGGCGCTGGGACGCCGCAGCGAGCGCCTGCTCGGGCGCCTGGCGCTGTGCCTGTTGCTGCTCGGCACCTTGCTGTTCTCCGGCAGCCTGGCCGGCAATGCGCTGGCGCAATGGCCGACCCGGCTGGCGCCGATCGGCGGCACCACGCTGATGCTGGGCTGGCTGCTGTGGGCGGTGGATGCGCTGAGGCGCTGA
- a CDS encoding SPFH domain-containing protein: MKEQPRSSLPGIPMIVGLVLVFVAGAGAIIATGVLQPSAMPWTLLVAIPVLTVALFLVVGLYALEPNQAAVLSLFGRYVGTVKDPGLRWNNPFFSKRKVSQRVRNFESGRLKVNELDGSPIEIAAVIVWQVMDASEAVYNVDDYESFVHIQSEAALRAMATSYPYDQHEDGQISLRSHPNEISEQLKRHLDERLTQAGVDVIEARISHLAYAPEIAQAMLQRQQANAVIAARTRIVAGAVGMVEMALAELQKNGVVELDEERKAHMVSNLLTVLCSDRGTQPIVNAGSLY; encoded by the coding sequence ATGAAAGAGCAGCCCCGTTCCTCCCTGCCCGGCATTCCGATGATCGTGGGTCTGGTCCTGGTGTTCGTGGCCGGCGCCGGCGCGATCATCGCCACCGGCGTGCTGCAGCCGTCGGCGATGCCGTGGACGCTGCTGGTCGCGATCCCGGTGCTGACCGTCGCGTTGTTCCTGGTGGTCGGCCTGTATGCGCTGGAACCGAACCAGGCCGCGGTGCTGAGTCTGTTCGGCCGCTATGTGGGCACGGTCAAGGACCCGGGCCTGCGCTGGAACAACCCCTTCTTCAGCAAGCGCAAGGTCAGCCAGCGCGTGCGCAACTTCGAGAGCGGCCGGCTGAAGGTCAACGAACTGGACGGCAGCCCGATCGAGATCGCCGCGGTGATCGTGTGGCAGGTGATGGATGCCTCCGAAGCGGTCTACAACGTCGACGACTACGAGAGCTTCGTGCACATCCAGTCCGAGGCGGCGCTGCGCGCGATGGCCACCAGCTATCCCTACGACCAGCACGAGGACGGGCAGATCTCGCTGCGCAGCCATCCCAACGAAATCAGCGAGCAGCTCAAGCGCCACCTCGACGAACGCCTGACCCAGGCCGGCGTGGACGTGATCGAGGCGCGCATCAGCCACCTCGCCTACGCCCCGGAAATCGCCCAGGCGATGCTGCAGCGGCAGCAGGCCAACGCGGTGATCGCCGCGCGCACCCGCATCGTCGCCGGCGCGGTGGGCATGGTCGAGATGGCCCTGGCCGAACTGCAGAAGAACGGCGTGGTCGAACTGGACGAGGAGCGCAAGGCGCACATGGTCAGCAACCTGCTGACCGTGCTGTGCTCGGACCGCGGCACCCAGCCGATCGTCAACGCCGGCTCGCTTTACTGA
- a CDS encoding DUF4177 domain-containing protein, giving the protein MSKRWEYLTVEAKTNLMLGLKLDELQADLNKHGKLGWELVNVVALPGTKPLLMFKREV; this is encoded by the coding sequence ATGAGCAAGCGCTGGGAATACCTCACCGTCGAGGCCAAGACCAATCTGATGCTGGGGCTGAAACTGGACGAACTGCAGGCCGACCTGAACAAGCATGGGAAGCTCGGCTGGGAACTGGTCAACGTCGTCGCACTGCCGGGCACCAAACCGCTGCTGATGTTCAAGCGGGAGGTCTGA
- a CDS encoding response regulator transcription factor gives MIRVCLVDDQTLVRQGIRSLLALDGGIEVVAEASDGRQAVELIPQVLPDVVLMDMRMPSMSGLEALQVLSRAAALPPTIILTTFDDDQLVLAGLKAGAKGYLLKDVSLEQLVGAIRTVAAGGSLVQPAVTQRLLSGLEHMRNDFVSLDRPDPLTDRETEILRLMASGFSNKEIANSLGVAEGTIKNHVSNILSKLGVRDRTRAVLKAFELQLV, from the coding sequence ATGATCCGTGTGTGTCTGGTCGACGATCAAACCCTGGTGCGGCAGGGCATCCGCTCGCTGCTGGCGCTGGACGGCGGCATCGAGGTGGTGGCCGAGGCCAGCGACGGCCGCCAGGCGGTGGAACTGATCCCGCAGGTGCTGCCCGACGTGGTGCTGATGGACATGCGCATGCCCTCGATGTCCGGGCTGGAGGCGCTGCAGGTGCTGTCGCGGGCCGCGGCGCTGCCGCCGACCATCATCCTGACCACCTTCGACGACGACCAGTTGGTCCTCGCCGGGCTCAAGGCCGGGGCCAAGGGTTATCTGCTCAAGGACGTGTCGCTGGAGCAACTGGTCGGCGCGATCCGCACCGTGGCCGCCGGCGGCTCGCTGGTGCAGCCGGCGGTGACCCAGCGCCTGCTGTCGGGCCTGGAGCACATGCGCAACGACTTCGTCAGCCTGGACCGGCCCGATCCGCTGACCGACCGCGAGACCGAGATCCTGCGGCTGATGGCCAGCGGCTTCTCCAACAAGGAGATCGCCAACTCGCTGGGCGTGGCCGAGGGCACGATCAAGAACCACGTCTCCAACATCCTGTCCAAGCTGGGCGTGCGCGACCGCACCCGGGCGGTGCTGAAGGCGTTCGAGCTGCAACTGGTCTGA
- a CDS encoding sensor histidine kinase, with protein sequence MLGYLSHTRVLRYAGLFTWAVICMPLLYLYWEPVEESGRMPSGEVWLLLTSYLGFGVVYFLLTRRLHSGDGVRWYDRGMLVLLTICALAVGYLHRSGLGSILMMVAAGVIPWLLPVRAGVAWLLLSQLAVLPVYLTIGFPPFEALMQSLLYGGFSMFIFVTSLVARQQTQAREEQRQLNAELRATRALLAESARVNERTRISRELHDLLGHHLTALSLNLEVAGHITEGRAQEHVQQAHTLAKLLLTDVREAVSQLRDSGAIDLAAALRPLAERVPSLQIHLQVEEPLTVEDPERAHVLLRCTQEIITNAVRHAQADNLWIEVRRDGPQVVIQARDDGRGCETLAPGNGLRGMRERLSQYGGSLDVAAAPGAGFRLRAAVPGAATLLPPAVSQGVL encoded by the coding sequence ATGTTGGGATATCTCAGCCATACCCGCGTTCTGCGCTATGCCGGCCTGTTCACCTGGGCCGTCATCTGCATGCCGTTGCTGTACCTGTACTGGGAGCCGGTCGAGGAATCGGGACGGATGCCCAGCGGCGAGGTGTGGCTGCTGCTGACCAGCTACCTGGGCTTCGGCGTGGTCTATTTCCTGCTGACCCGGCGCCTGCACAGCGGCGACGGCGTGCGCTGGTACGACCGCGGCATGCTGGTGCTGCTGACCATCTGCGCGCTGGCGGTCGGCTATCTGCACCGCTCGGGGCTGGGCAGCATCCTGATGATGGTCGCGGCGGGGGTGATCCCTTGGCTGCTGCCTGTGCGCGCCGGCGTGGCCTGGCTGCTGCTGAGCCAGCTGGCGGTGCTGCCGGTGTACCTGACCATCGGCTTCCCGCCGTTCGAGGCGCTGATGCAATCGCTGCTGTACGGCGGCTTTTCCATGTTCATCTTCGTCACCAGCCTGGTCGCGCGCCAGCAGACCCAGGCGCGGGAGGAGCAGCGCCAGCTCAACGCCGAGCTGCGCGCCACCCGCGCGCTGCTGGCCGAGAGCGCCCGGGTCAACGAGCGCACCCGCATCTCGCGCGAACTGCACGACCTGCTCGGCCACCACCTGACCGCGCTGAGCCTGAACCTGGAAGTGGCCGGCCACATCACCGAGGGCCGTGCGCAGGAGCATGTGCAGCAGGCGCATACCCTCGCCAAGCTGCTGCTGACCGACGTGCGCGAGGCGGTGAGCCAGTTGCGCGACAGCGGCGCGATCGACCTGGCGGCGGCGCTGCGGCCGCTGGCCGAGCGGGTGCCGTCGCTGCAGATCCACCTGCAGGTGGAGGAGCCGCTGACCGTGGAGGATCCCGAGCGCGCACACGTGTTGCTGCGCTGCACCCAGGAAATCATCACCAACGCGGTGCGCCACGCCCAGGCCGACAATCTGTGGATCGAGGTGCGCCGCGACGGCCCGCAGGTGGTGATCCAGGCGCGCGACGACGGCCGCGGGTGCGAGACCCTGGCCCCCGGCAACGGCCTGCGCGGCATGCGCGAGCGCCTGAGCCAGTACGGCGGCAGCCTGGACGTGGCGGCCGCGCCCGGTGCGGGCTTCCGCCTGCGGGCCGCCGTTCCCGGCGCCGCCACCCTGCTGCCGCCCGCCGTTTCCCAAGGAGTGCTGTGA
- a CDS encoding aromatic ring-hydroxylating dioxygenase subunit alpha, with protein MHSLMPAEAYIDEAWFARERELLMKPLWQFVAPRMLLDKPNAFVRRSVCGVDVVVQNIDGELRAFDNLCLHRQNPLQQQPQGVRPLVCSYHGWRYGADGSVDNIPFQDDAYRLAPEARACLRLRRFAVACIGKLVFVNLSPAPMPLETQFSLEALEMLRAASEQFDDEVLVATFEADFNWKLAYENLRDALHPRFVHARTLAQQVKFQVQMDDAGVAEARRYHAEGSASREAHLARLRDFSSGGLNEPLLAMAHYPWHAHVERFGNDDWYLNWLLYPNLHIASGSGGYSFIIEHHQPVSAQRTDLLVYYVTARKKQRYPGSDAVLLGHLHGAEKVLREDIEIMEQVQSGLRAGAPRAVLGDYEHANMQIERWYMDVMEGRHVL; from the coding sequence ATGCACTCGTTGATGCCGGCCGAGGCCTACATCGACGAGGCCTGGTTCGCGCGCGAACGCGAGCTCCTGATGAAGCCGCTGTGGCAGTTCGTGGCCCCGCGCATGCTGCTGGACAAGCCCAATGCCTTCGTCCGCCGCTCGGTGTGCGGGGTGGACGTGGTGGTGCAGAACATCGACGGCGAACTGCGCGCCTTCGACAACCTGTGCCTGCACCGGCAGAACCCGCTGCAACAGCAACCGCAGGGCGTGCGCCCGCTGGTCTGCAGCTACCACGGCTGGCGCTACGGCGCCGACGGCAGCGTGGACAACATCCCCTTCCAGGACGATGCCTACCGCCTGGCACCGGAGGCGCGCGCCTGCCTGCGGCTGCGCCGCTTCGCGGTGGCCTGCATCGGCAAGCTGGTGTTCGTGAACCTGTCGCCCGCGCCGATGCCGCTGGAAACGCAGTTCTCGCTGGAGGCGCTGGAGATGCTGCGCGCCGCCTCCGAGCAGTTCGACGACGAAGTGCTGGTGGCGACCTTCGAGGCCGACTTCAACTGGAAGCTGGCCTACGAGAACCTGCGCGATGCGCTGCACCCGCGCTTCGTGCATGCGCGCACGCTGGCGCAACAGGTGAAGTTCCAGGTGCAGATGGACGATGCCGGCGTCGCCGAGGCGCGCCGCTACCACGCCGAGGGCAGCGCCTCGCGCGAGGCGCATCTGGCGCGCCTGCGCGATTTCAGCAGCGGCGGCCTCAACGAACCGCTGCTGGCGATGGCGCACTACCCCTGGCATGCGCACGTCGAACGCTTCGGCAACGACGACTGGTATCTGAACTGGCTGCTGTATCCGAACCTGCATATCGCCTCGGGCTCGGGTGGCTATTCCTTCATCATCGAGCACCACCAGCCGGTGTCGGCGCAGCGCACCGACCTGCTGGTCTACTACGTCACCGCACGCAAGAAGCAGCGCTACCCGGGCTCCGACGCGGTGCTGCTGGGGCACCTGCACGGCGCCGAGAAGGTGCTGCGCGAGGACATCGAGATCATGGAACAGGTGCAGTCGGGACTGCGCGCCGGCGCCCCGCGCGCGGTGCTGGGCGACTACGAGCACGCCAACATGCAGATCGAACGCTGGTACATGGATGTCATGGAGGGCCGCCATGTCCTCTGA
- a CDS encoding APH(3') family aminoglycoside O-phosphotransferase produces MDEAAPREIPTTAPALPPTLSARLHGLHWHRNLVGEAGAQVYRLSGAGTPDLYLKRGTGTSHDDVVDEFARLHWLRGTRGVPRVLHFEADAAGAWLLSEALPGKTAYQWLLEVPAQAERIVQALAEFLRHFHATPIDTCPFDASHPLRLAAAQRRLQAGLVDTEDFDAARAGWSAEAVWQTMTALLPLASERVLSHGDYSLDNILLDAPDRVVGVIDLGRAGVADPYQDLAILANCLDEFGPELADHFFAAYGIATPDLTRLQFHQLLDEFF; encoded by the coding sequence ATGGACGAAGCAGCGCCCCGCGAGATTCCCACTACCGCCCCGGCGCTGCCGCCGACGTTGTCGGCGCGGCTGCACGGGCTGCACTGGCACCGCAATCTGGTCGGCGAAGCCGGTGCCCAGGTCTACCGGCTCAGCGGCGCCGGCACCCCGGATCTGTACCTCAAGCGCGGCACCGGCACCTCGCACGACGACGTGGTGGACGAGTTCGCACGGCTGCACTGGCTGCGCGGAACGCGCGGCGTGCCGCGCGTGCTGCATTTCGAGGCCGACGCTGCCGGCGCCTGGCTGTTGAGCGAAGCGCTGCCGGGCAAGACCGCCTACCAGTGGCTGCTGGAGGTGCCGGCGCAGGCCGAGCGCATCGTGCAGGCGCTGGCCGAGTTCCTGCGCCACTTCCACGCCACGCCAATCGACACCTGCCCGTTCGACGCCAGCCACCCGCTGCGCCTGGCCGCGGCGCAGCGCCGGCTGCAGGCGGGCCTGGTCGACACCGAGGACTTCGACGCCGCACGCGCCGGCTGGTCGGCGGAGGCCGTGTGGCAGACGATGACCGCGCTGCTGCCCTTGGCCAGCGAACGCGTGCTGAGCCACGGCGACTACTCGCTGGACAACATCCTGCTCGACGCGCCGGACCGCGTCGTCGGCGTGATCGACCTCGGCCGCGCCGGGGTCGCCGATCCGTACCAGGACCTGGCGATCCTGGCCAACTGCCTGGACGAATTCGGCCCGGAACTCGCCGACCACTTCTTCGCCGCGTACGGCATCGCCACGCCGGACCTCACGCGGCTGCAGTTCCATCAGTTGCTCGACGAGTTCTTCTGA
- the minC gene encoding septum site-determining protein MinC, producing MSSVNLDFEQAGELKIGQVGIANLRVRTLDVARLSQEMRERVQRAPKLFGRAAVIIDFGGLAQTPDVATAQALLDGLRDAGVLPVALAYGTREIEELSVALGLPLLAKFRAQYERFDGGAPAAAAAPVSPPPPPPPPPPPAPAARPQPGRMQKNAVRSGQQLYAENCDLTVMATVGAGAEVISDGSIHIYGTLRGRALAGAQGNTEARIFCRDFHAELVAIAGHYKVLDDIPKELRGKAVQVWLEQDQIMIAAQD from the coding sequence GTGTCGTCGGTGAATCTGGACTTCGAGCAGGCCGGCGAACTGAAGATCGGCCAGGTCGGCATCGCCAACCTGCGCGTGCGTACGCTGGACGTGGCGCGGCTGAGCCAGGAGATGCGCGAGCGCGTGCAGCGCGCGCCCAAGCTGTTCGGCCGTGCCGCGGTGATCATCGATTTCGGCGGCCTGGCGCAGACCCCGGACGTGGCCACCGCGCAGGCGCTGCTGGACGGGCTGCGCGACGCCGGCGTGCTGCCGGTGGCGCTGGCCTACGGCACCCGCGAGATCGAGGAGCTGTCGGTGGCGCTGGGCCTGCCGCTGCTGGCCAAGTTCCGCGCGCAGTACGAGCGCTTCGATGGCGGCGCGCCCGCCGCCGCAGCGGCACCGGTCTCGCCGCCGCCCCCGCCCCCGCCTCCGCCGCCGCCCGCTCCGGCGGCGCGTCCGCAACCCGGGCGCATGCAGAAGAACGCGGTGCGCTCCGGGCAGCAGCTGTACGCGGAGAACTGCGACCTGACCGTGATGGCCACCGTCGGCGCCGGCGCCGAGGTGATCTCCGACGGCAGCATCCACATCTACGGCACGCTGCGCGGCCGTGCGCTGGCCGGCGCCCAGGGCAACACCGAGGCGCGGATCTTCTGCCGCGATTTTCACGCCGAACTGGTCGCCATTGCCGGCCACTACAAGGTGCTGGACGATATTCCCAAGGAACTGCGTGGCAAGGCCGTCCAGGTCTGGCTGGAGCAGGACCAGATCATGATCGCCGCGCAAGACTGA
- a CDS encoding DapH/DapD/GlmU-related protein has protein sequence MSSDKYVVGSGALLRWALAAWAEAAPDCVLHPLDVAQGKDYRFDLDALHALADTGATAFVAWGPQFLNFRRQELMGELKARGFKMPPLICRGAQVAASARVGENCAIGAGAIVDAHCDIGFNAWIGAAAVLESAVKVGASAWIEAGVTLGTEAQIGAQATLGRQVDIGPGVRIGKRCQIEIPGRYRSDIATGTHHLSGFRSPVLILGG, from the coding sequence ATGTCCTCTGACAAATACGTGGTCGGCAGCGGTGCGCTGCTGCGCTGGGCGCTGGCGGCCTGGGCCGAGGCGGCGCCGGACTGCGTACTGCATCCGCTGGACGTGGCGCAGGGCAAGGACTACCGCTTCGACCTCGATGCCCTGCACGCACTGGCCGACACCGGCGCCACCGCCTTCGTCGCCTGGGGCCCGCAGTTCCTCAACTTCCGCCGCCAGGAACTGATGGGCGAACTGAAGGCACGCGGCTTCAAGATGCCGCCGCTGATCTGCCGCGGCGCGCAGGTGGCGGCGAGCGCGCGCGTCGGCGAGAACTGCGCGATCGGCGCCGGCGCCATCGTCGATGCGCACTGCGACATCGGTTTCAACGCCTGGATCGGCGCGGCGGCGGTACTGGAATCGGCGGTCAAGGTCGGCGCCTCGGCCTGGATCGAGGCCGGCGTGACGCTCGGCACGGAGGCGCAGATCGGCGCCCAGGCCACGCTCGGGCGGCAGGTGGACATCGGCCCCGGCGTGCGCATCGGCAAACGCTGCCAGATCGAGATCCCCGGCCGCTACCGCAGCGACATCGCCACCGGCACCCATCACCTCAGCGGTTTCCGCTCGCCGGTGCTGATCCTCGGCGGGTGA